DNA from Cutibacterium acnes:
CTGGCACACCGTCACGACGGGCCTGCTTGAGCACCTCGATGAGCTTCGAACTCGGCTGAATTCCGAAGGTCTCGCAGGTCAACACCGCTGGGTGTTCACCTTGGCGTCGGCAGGCGGCAAGGGCATTAGCAAGAGCGTCCGCGTCGAGCTGGAAGTTGTGGCCGACCGGCAGCCTGTGCACCCGGTATCCTTCTAATTGCCATGGAGTGATCATCGTCTGGCAGGAAAACCAGGGCACTACCAGGCTGTTTGAGCGGCCCCTCTTGCCGCTACAGAGTCCGTCGCGAAGCCATCTGGCGGTCACCGCAAGCGCTTGCCGACCGAGCGCCGTCATCGTCGTCACTGTCACACCATCACCACACATTCACCAGCAATTTTCGCGCTGTTAACCAGCTACTCTCCCAGCCTCCGACTGCCATCGGTAGACCGGTGTCATGCATGCAACACGTCGCCACCTCACCAGTACGGTGGACACCTCGACCGGCGCCTCGACATCAGTCCCGGTTAACACCATTTCACCAAAACCCCACAAATCTCTCTTTGCCGGGTATAGACCTGTCGTCATGCACATCCACAGACGATTCACGAAGGCTGTCGGAGCCGCCGTCGCCGCCGGCCTCCTTGCATTTGGGTTGTCAACCCCCGCCCCAGGGCTTGCCCTGCCCGCCGAGGGAGTTCCTGTGAAGGCCGGGAACGCCCCCGCTCACACCACCATCACGACGACGAATCCTGCCACCGGCAAGATCAAGCACGTGTGGCTTATCATCCTGGAGAACAAGTCCTACGACGAGAACTTCACCGGGCTCAACCAGAACTCCTATCTGTGGAAGGAACTCCCCCGCCAGGGGGCTCTCCTTAACCACTACTACGGCACCGGTCACTATTCCCAGGACAACTACATCACCCTCGTTTCGGGCCAGGCGCCGCAGATGGACCTGCAAGAGGATTGCGGGGACGTCAATTCGAACTTCGGGTCTAATTCCTCAATTATCCGTACCCACACCGGCAAGGAATTCGGACGCAATGACAATTACGGTCAGGCAATGTCTCTCGCCGGGCCGAATGCTCCAGCCGGAAAGAATGGCTGCACCTACCCCAAGGATATTCCCACCCTGTTCAACCAGTTCGATGCCGCAGGGGTGACGTGGAAGGGATACGCCCAGGACCTGCGCAACCACCCGGGCCGTGAGGATGGCCTGGCCGGGTCGCCAGGCACCCTCGCCAACACCCCCGACAAGAACCCCAAGGTCATGAAGACGAACGCGCAGGACGAGGCCAGAGGGATCACCTCGTACACCGGCGCCCAGGCTGACGACCAATACGTCGCCAAGCACTTCCCTTTCGTGTGGTTCCACTCCATCATCGGCAATGACGGCACCGGCAAGGACGCACTGACCCATCCGATTGACGGCGGTACCCCCTCCGACACCAAGAACATCGTCAATCTTGACGATCACTCCCGCGGTCTGGTGAGCGATCTGTCTCGACCCGCCGACCAGGTGCCAGCCTTCAACTGGATCACCCCGAACAACTGCTCAGACGCCCACGACGCTACATGCAAGGGCAACAACCTGTCCGGTCTCTTCGACGCCCACGGTAGCCCGGACTACTCCAAGCCCCTGACAACCCCACCGAAGAACCACACCGGTGGCCTCTACGCCGCCGACCTGTGGCTGCGCTACTACATCCCCCTCATCGAGAAATCGGCCGCCTTCAAGGACGGCGGTCTCATCGACGTCACCTTCGACGAGGCCAACCCGCCCTTCGCGAACCTGTCGTTCAACAACGCGACCGACAACACTGACGTCGCCAAGGCTGCTCGCCGACACGAGCTGTACAACTATTCCCCCCAGACGGTGAAGGACCTCGCCCCCGGCTACCAGAAGTACGCGCCCGGCACCTTCCCCGGCGCCACAACGACGGCCAGGAACTACCTCAAGGCCGACCTCGCCGGGCAGAACATCAACGGCAGGAACGTCGACTGGGAGCCCACCGGCCCGAACTCCACCCTGGCCACCGATAAGCACGGCAACCAGCTCTTCCCCGGACCGGGAGGAAACGGCTTTATCACCCGGCCCCCGTCGTGTGAGCAGGACACCAAGCTCGTCAACGCCGACAAGTCCAACTGTGTCCATGGTGCGAAGAACACCGGGGCGAGCTGGGGGTATTCGCAGGCGTCAACCCTCAAAGCCTCCGCCACCGCCGGCAGCTCGACGGTCCAAGCTGACGTCACGTTCGCCGACATCGGACGCCGGGTCACCGGCAACGGTATTCCCGAGGGGGCCCACGTCGGGAACGTGAC
Protein-coding regions in this window:
- a CDS encoding alkaline phosphatase family protein gives rise to the protein MHIHRRFTKAVGAAVAAGLLAFGLSTPAPGLALPAEGVPVKAGNAPAHTTITTTNPATGKIKHVWLIILENKSYDENFTGLNQNSYLWKELPRQGALLNHYYGTGHYSQDNYITLVSGQAPQMDLQEDCGDVNSNFGSNSSIIRTHTGKEFGRNDNYGQAMSLAGPNAPAGKNGCTYPKDIPTLFNQFDAAGVTWKGYAQDLRNHPGREDGLAGSPGTLANTPDKNPKVMKTNAQDEARGITSYTGAQADDQYVAKHFPFVWFHSIIGNDGTGKDALTHPIDGGTPSDTKNIVNLDDHSRGLVSDLSRPADQVPAFNWITPNNCSDAHDATCKGNNLSGLFDAHGSPDYSKPLTTPPKNHTGGLYAADLWLRYYIPLIEKSAAFKDGGLIDVTFDEANPPFANLSFNNATDNTDVAKAARRHELYNYSPQTVKDLAPGYQKYAPGTFPGATTTARNYLKADLAGQNINGRNVDWEPTGPNSTLATDKHGNQLFPGPGGNGFITRPPSCEQDTKLVNADKSNCVHGAKNTGASWGYSQASTLKASATAGSSTVQADVTFADIGRRVTGNGIPEGAHVGNVTNLGPNMVASASDPVTKGMFTLVDKNDNPLTTTGVVSSVKLSATGVPGHLAEGETPASTFDAHDATPGGGITGSILISPYIKPGTVSSTHYNHFSWLRTMEDIFSVSKGKDTRQLEAGTVSGGLDGAGHLGFAAQAGLGTFGKDVFTNVSTGDEPHPSASTTAGAPSSHPSLAPSRGPATHPSRSGKPSLPRTGAEGTVDPVSDSHASMETGLAVIGAALDTRTWHRHH